AGCATTGATCGGTGTTGTGGTCGCGGCGGCGGTTTCGTAAGCGCCTTCCAAAATCCGCCCGCTGACGACCATCCGTTGCAATAAATCCGCCTGACGGCCCCTCGCGGCTACGAGATCATCAAAGGGGTTCAATTTTGGCTGTAATGGGATTGCAGCCAGCATTGCCGCTTCATCTAAGGTGAGGTCAACCGCGCTCTTACCCAGGTAAATCTGCGCAGCAGCATCAATACCATAGGCATCGTTGCCATAATAATTGGTGTTGAGGTGCCACTCGACAATTTCCAGCGGATCATAACGTTGCTGCACCTCCGCAGTGAGGACAATTTCCAGCAAGAGATCATCCAGGTCGCTCTCTGCGGCCAGCGGCACAATGCCATTGCGCACAAACCGGGCTGTAATGCTGTTATCCGGCGTTAGTTGCAGACCCAACAGATAGCGCCACAGCCGCCCAAGCGTCTCATCCAGCTTGAATTGACCCGTCTCCAGGAAATCCGCATCTTCCATTTCAAGGGTGGCCTGCACCACATACTCCGGCAAATCGCTGAGCGGTAACCAGCGCCGTTCGTTGCCGAGCGGGTCCGTCACGCTGAAGATCAGCGTGCTGCCATTACGATCATAAATTTCGGTACTGCCCAGGATCGGCTCTAGCTGGATGCTCTGGGCCTGTGTCGGGAGATAGGGCGCTGCACGTAGATAAAGATAGCCCGCCAAACCAAAAATACTGACTAAAGGGACAATTACCACCGCGGCGATAACAGCCATAATGGATACACCCCATACCTGGCTGCGTGTATGAGACTCGCGCAGGCGCGACTTGCGGGTGCGGCGGCGGCGGATAATTTGCGTGATCGAGGACATGTGCGGCTCCATCACAGGCAGCTATGGACAGATGAGCACAAACTAGCAGATATAACGAATCTTATTCGATATGCTGTGATGAAAAACAGTGTACGAGGAGGCGAGGCTTTTCGCAACCGAGCGTTAAGAGGAACATGCAAGCCAATCTCGGCCAAAAGCCTTACATCCAGTATTACAAAACATGAGTATAATGGTTGTCATGATTCGTGATATGACTTAGCGAATTGATAAAATAAGTCATAAAAACCTTAAGATTTTGGCACAATGTAAGCTTTGACTAAATATTCTATCTGTTGTATATTCCTTATGTAGTATTCCGTAACGTCGTTATTTATGGAGTAATTTCATGAAGAAATCCAAAGTCCTTATTGTCGAGGATGATGAGACCGTAAGCGGTTTAATGTCAGAATTCTTGGGAAAACTGGGATACGACGTGACGGTATTCGGTGATGCGCCGGAAGCCCTGGATCATGTTAAGCAGCGCGGTCTGCCACATATTGTGCTCATCGATTTGGGCCTACCAAGTATGCATGGTTTTGAATTAGCAAACCGATTCAAGGCTATGGCTGATGTACCGATTATCTTCGTCACATCAGCAGGCGATACGGATACCATCGTCCAGGGGCTGAAGAAATACGCTGAAGATTTCATTGTGAAGCCATTTGAACTGCGCGAGCTCGAAGCCAGGGTCCACGTTGTTCTCAGCCGGATGCCCAGCCTAGATTATGCCAGTGAGCCAGTCGTCCGGGTTGATGATTTGCTGAATATCGACTTCGCCCATAACCGCATTGTTCTGAATGGCAAGAGTATTGGTCTGACGCCAACGGAATCTATTTTGCTGCATGTGCTGCTGCGCAATGCCGGACGTGTCGTCGAAAATCGTATGTTAATCGCACGTGTATGGCCTTCTGAAGAAGTCTTTGAGGATACGCTGCGCGTCCATATGCACCGCTTGCGCCGCAAGCTAGAGGCAGATAGCCACCATCCTCATTACATCCGCACAGAGCGCGGCGTGGGCTATATGTTCACGATGCGCCCACCGGAGTTATTCGGGGAAGAAGCCTAACATATTTATTCAGGACGATTGTTCTAGACAGAAGATATGAGGAAGCCTATCCTATAAGCTGCGTAACCAAACTATCGGAAAGGCATTATCATGTCGCCGGAACCTGCTATCGGCCCGCTCGTCTTGTTTCTGATGTTTTTATTTGTCTTCTTTTCCCTTTTCATCTTCTAGTTTTCACCTTCTAGCTTGATGATCTGAGCGCCACATTCATAAAAAAAACAAAAGTCGCCTTCAAGGCGACTTTTTAGTTGAACTCTCAAAGTGATGCATCAGAGGGACTAGCCACATTGCGGCACAGTGGCACTCTCCGGGCGGCCTTCCAGCGTCACAGGCACGTCGAAGGTCTGCCCATCGCGGATGACGCGCAGCGTCACCACATCCCCAGGAGCCGTATTGACCACCATATAGCTCAGTAAAGCGTCCATATCGCCCACATACATATCATCAATTGCGACGATAATATCGCCTCCTGCGCAGAGTTCCTTATCTCGCACGTTCACAGTGCGCGTACCACCACGCAGGCCAGCTTTTGCCGCCGGGGAGTTTTCCGTCACTGCCTGGACGAGGACGCCTTCTTCTACGGGTAGATCCAGCGGTTGGGCAATGGCTGCGACGCCAAGACCTTCGCTTTCCGGGGCGACATTAATGCCTAACCATGCATAATCGACACTGCCATGGTCGATAAGTTCCGGCACAACGCGGCGCAAGGTATTGGCGGGGACCGCAAAGCCAACCCCCTGGAAGACACCATTGTCACTGCGGATAGCCGTCGTCACGCCGATAACTTCGCCCTGACTGTTGAGCAAGGGTCCGCCACTGTTACCCGGATTGATGGGCGTATCCGTCTGGATGATGGACGGATTGTTGAAATAGGCCACCGCATTGGTATCAATGAGGGCAGCGCTATCCAGCGTCCGGCCCAGGCCGCTGACAATCCCCGCAGACATGGAGCTATTCAGGCCAAAAGGATTACCAATCGCAATCGCACGCTGCCCCACCCGTACCCGGTCACTATCCGCCAGGGATAGAGGCTGTAGGCGGCTGGCTTCTGTCTCGACACGAATGACAGCCAGATCGCTGTAACTATCCGCGCCGACGACTTCTGCATCAATGATGTAGCCATTGTTGAAGGTCACGCGGATTTCCGTGCTATTGCGGACGACATGGGCGTTGGTGATGATATGGCCCTCATTATCGTATACAAAGCCAGAGCCACGGCTGACGTCTGTATAAGTGCCATCGGCAGCTTCAATCTCCGCTTCAATATTCACGACGGAAAGCGTCGCGCGCTCGTACAAGTTCGCCAGCAAAAGATATTCCGCGTCTGCCGCGTCAACGACTTCCAGCGGAACAGGCGTCACGACGCGCAGTTCTGGGGCATCGCCCACATGGCTGACGGGCAAATCGCTGAGCGGTGTACTCGCCAGGGTTAGGTCAAACGTGGCGGCCCCACTGCTGCACGCAGCGCTGACAAGTAACAAGGCGATAAAAATAAGCGCTAGACGCTTCATGCGTATGGCTCCGGATTATGGCTTATATGGACGATGATTCTGGCAGGCATCACATACCTATTCACAGTGTACAGGGATTATGACCTGTTGTGTCGAGTCAATTCGATTGGAATGCTCATAAATGGAGAGATTCAAGGGATATTCAAAAGGGAACGGGGGTGATTCCGTTCCCTTGAACTAGGTGAGGCTGTTACGGATTGCTTCTAGCTGCTGTTTCTGGTCATCTGTGAGATTGATCGGCACGGTGATCACCACACGCGCGTACAAATCGCCATTATGGCCCTTCTTGCGCAAGATCGGCATCCCTTTACCAGACAGACGGAAGCGCTGACCGGATTGCGTACCCGGCGGGATCGTCAGCTTACCGGTGCCCGTCATAGTGCGCACTTCGGCCTTGCCGCCCAGCATCGCGGTAAAGGCATCGACTTCGACATCTGTAATCAGGTCGTCGCCTTCGCGCTCAAACTGTGGATGTGGCGCGACATCAATAATCAAGTACAGATCACCAGAGGCCCCACCCATCACACCGGGCTGGCCTTCTCCGCTCAGGCGAATTTTGCTACCTGTACGCGCGCCTGCCGGAATTTTGGTGTTCAGGCGGCGGCCATCGACGGTGAGCACGATTTCCTTACCATAGTAAGCATCTTCCAGCGTGATGGTAATGGGATGCTCAATATCCTGGCCTTTTGTGGGCTGGGCTGTCCGGTAATCAGCGGCACCACCCCCAAACGGGTTAAATCCGCTGAAGCCGCTAAAACCTGTAGAACGACCACCCGCACGGCCACCACTGCTATTCCCAAAGAAGCTGTTCAGGATGTCCTGCAGGTCTTCCTGGCTGACGTTCTGATAGGTGCCGCCGCCAGTTCCACCTGCCCCGGCGAAGCGATCCCAGTTGGCCCCATACTGGTCATACTGCTGGCGTTTGGTTTCGTCGCTCAGCACTTCATAGGCCTCATTCAATTCTTTGAAGCGATCTTCCGCCTGTGGATCATCCGGGTTCGCGTCAGGATGATACTGCTTGGCCTTTTTGCGGAAAGCGCGTTTGATTTCACTCTGGTCGGCGTTCTTACTGACCCCCAGAATGCTGTAGTAGTCTTTTGGCATAGTTGTTTACTTGGGCAACTCTATTCGTACGTTGTAATGCTATTGTAAGATAAGCGGGTCGTTGAGGTCAACAAAACCGATACACCTCTTATATATTTCTATCGGCCTTTTTATAGTGTATCACGTCCAGGGGCCTGCTTTTTTTGGTGGCTTTTAACCAGGTTTGGAACATGACCTAGCGTTATGATTATGCTCAGGAAATGGCATCAAATGATGAGCTAATGAACGTCAAAATGTCATTGAAAGAAGGGCTATCATGACGGTCCATATGCGTATGGCATGTATGGATGACGCAACACAAATCCAGGCGATTTATGCGCCGATTGTCGCTGAGACGATTATTTCATTCGAGCAAGTCGTCCCCACCGTGGAAGAAATAGCCGAGCGCATCCAAAAAGCCATTGATCGCTATCCCTGGCTCGTCTGCACCCAGGATGGCGTTATCATGGGCTATGTTTACGGCAGCACGCATCGCGCCCGCGCCGCTTATCAGTGGTCCGTTGATGTTTCCGTTTATGTTCACAGTGCCTATCGACGGCGTGGCATCGCCCGCGCGCTTTATACGGCACTGTTCTCAATGTTAGCCACACAGGGTTATTACAATGCATATGCCGGTATCGCCCTACCCAATGCGGGCAGCGTCGGCATCCACGAAGCAATGGGCTTTGTGCCAGTCGGCGTCTATAAAGAAGTCGGCTATAAGCTGGGCGCGTGGCATGATGTCGGCTGGTGGCAGCTCGCAATCCAACCCAAGGCAGGCGAGCCTCAAACGCCTGTGCCCATCACCGATTTGATTGATTCCCCGCATTGGGATAACGCCATCGACATGGGCATGGCACACCTCAAAGACCTGATTTAGCCTGAGAAACGACCGCCATCTAAAAAGGCCCAGGAGACAACCTGAGCCTTTTTTATGCTATAAGCAGCTAGAGCCATGACACCAGCTAAGCCAGTTGTGCATCCAGCAGATATTGCGCGATGAGGTTGGCGCTATGCAGCAGTGCATCCTGATGCATCCGCTCATAGCCATGGGAAGAAGCCACCCCAGGGCCAATTAGCCCCACTTTGGCATCCCCACCCGCGCGCCAGAAAGCGGTACCATCGGAGCTGTAGTAAACGTAAATATCGACGTTATAGGCAATATCGTTATCTTCTGCGAGGCGGCGCAGTTTATTGTTCATATCAAAGTGATAGGGGCCACCATTATCCTTGACGCAGATCGAGGCGCTGAATTCATCGCTGGCCTGGCCGTCACCAATAGCCGCCATATCGACAGCGACCAGTTCAACGAGGCGATCCGGGAAGCCTGCCGAGCCGCCATGACCGACTTCTTCATAATTGGCGATCAAAACATAGGTATCATACGCCGGACGTAAGCCCTCTGCCTGCATAGCTTTCATCGCGCCCCAGATGCACGCCACGCTGGCCTTATCATCCAAAAAGCGCGACCGGATGAAACCCGTCTCCGTCACTTCTACGCGCGGATCCAGAAAGACGAAATCCCCCACGTTGATGCCGAGTGCCTGCGTCTCTTTACGGCTGCTGGTACGGGCATCCAGGCGCAGTTCAATCGAGTTCTCATCGCGGACGGTGGTCTTGGCGTCCCGGTTGACGTGTGTACTGGGATTGTTCAGGATGATTGTCCCGCGATAGCGTTGATCATCATGGGTGCGCACAGAACAATTCTCAAATTCCGCACCCGACCAGTTGATGCCGCCTAATGACGTCAGTTTGAGGCGACCACTGCTCTTAATCTCTTTGACCATAAAGCCAAGCGTATCAATATGGGCGGTCAGGCCAACAGCAACTTCGCTTGATTGTCCCGGCCAATGTAGCAGCAGCGCCCCTTTTTTCGTCACTGTCATCGTCAGATCATCGATACCAAGCGCGCCAAAGGCTTCTTCACAATTGGCAATCGCTTCTCGGTGATAGCCTGTTGGGCTGGGCGCATTCAGCAGCGCAATGAGCATCTCGGTCATGGCATCTGTATCAAAGTTGAGGGGCATGGTCGCCATCCTTTATGAGCAAATTCGTTTCTTACAAAGTCGTTTCCTGCAAAGTGAGGCTAAATTGTAACCAATCGCTTACTGGCTCAGCCACACCCGTATACGTCCATCTTCAGTGCCGACAGCAAGCGCAAGCGAGCGACCATTCGCGCTGATAGCTGCGAGGTTGCTGGTTACAACACCATCGACTAGCAGCGACCAAACCACCTGGGCCCCTTCCGCCGTCAATTGAATGCCCTCGATGCGGGTGCGGTCCTGCGTCGGCAAAGCGATTTCTAGCACGCCATCACTATTAAAATCACCAGCGACAGCCATATCCAGGTTGCGCGTATTGATCACATGCGACGTGTGCCCGCCGATGCTGGCGATCACTTCCAACGCATCCCCCGTATAGCGATGGAATCGCACGATACCGCCGATGTGCGGCGTCAGCACATCCACCAGGAGCGATTCTCCATCAACGCCAAATGGTCCCCAGGCAATTTGATGCTGCCAGCGATTGGGTTGACCAATAATCGGGCCATCAACCTCACGGAGAATCGTCGTACCGTCGAAGAAATAAACACGATTACGCGCGCCATCATGCCCATTGCTCACGGTTGTGATGAGGTCCTCAACGCCATCACCATCCACATCGGCCCACATTGGCGAAAGCCCTTCATAGATATGATCGCCGGATAAATCGATATGCGCCACAACTTGCAGCACATCATCGACAACGGCGACCACCATTAGCACCGTACCTTCCAGGTCATCGCCCATGATGCCATGCACATAACGCTGATTCGTGGCCTGGGCATATAGGGCGACCTGCCCAACAGCATTCACACTAAGACGTGCATCCGGCTGGATATTCAGCGCCAGCCGATCCAGCAGGACATCACCAGCCAGCAGAGCCAGATCGCCCGAATCGGTGACGTAAAGCAAGCGTTCTCCAAGCTGAACAGGATGCGTATAGGGTGCCATATCAGGCGGGGACGGCATCAATGCAAAGCTCGTCGTCGTGGTTGGTGGCGCCGCGGATGCCATGCGCCCTGTCTGCTCGACAACATCGCTCAAACGCCAGTGCGTACCATCTTGCAAAATGACATGCCACAGCAGCGGATCTTCCGGCACAGCCAGCAGCCACAAGGGCACACCTGGTAATGGATAATCCAGACTTGTCACATTGGGGAAGGTCCCGGCCCCGCTTACGAGACGATTGCCTGTAGGCTGATGATACGTCAGGGCCGTATAAATGCTATTGCGATGCACGAAAGGCGCTCCTTGGGGCGTGGGGGGTTCATCGGATTGAGCCAGGGACGGTAATGTGAGCAACAACAGCATGGCCGTCACAACAAACAGGCGCATGAAGGCATCCCCTCTCATCGACGGATCACACGGTAGACACACAAAACAGCATCATGGAACAGCTTAACGAAAGCACCTATAAGTTGCCAGCAGAATCTAACCACTTCCTTAAAAGTGAAACGTGGGAATCAGGCAAAGTATGCGTGGCAAAGCGGGTCGATATACAAAAAGAGCACGCCTGAGGGCGTGCTCTTTCACGTGATTTATGAGAAATCGGCCTTGTTGCCCGCGATGGTTAATCGCCAGCTTCAGAAGATTCTGTGGAAACTTCCGGCACTTCGACTTCATCCGGCAGCTGCGGCTGATCAACTTCCGGCGGTACGAAGTCGTCACTCAATTCAGTGAAGTCATCAAAGTTGAACAGGAACGGCGTGTTCGAAGGTACGAGCGCCAGATTCACATTATCAGCCAGTTCGTTGATATACGTATACTGGATCAAGTTCGGGTTTGCAGCGATCTGCTGGCTGACGAGGCGCAAAGCTTCTGCATCAGCGGCGGCACGGATCAGGATAGCCTGTGCTTCACCACGGGCGCGCTCAATTTCCGCATCTGCCAGACCAACGGCTTCCGCACGGCGGCGTTCCGCTTCTGTACGGGCACGCTGGAGCTGCTGTTCTTCAACCTGCTTGGCTTCAATCGCGTTGATGAACTCATCGGAGAAGCTCACATCGTTAACGAGTGAATCCGTCACCACGATGCCATTATCAGCAAATACCTCCGTCAGACGGGCTTCAATTTCAGCATCCATCTGTTCACGGCCAATGCCATAAATTGATTCTGCTTCGAAGCCGGCGACAACATCACGCACAATCGAGCGGATCGTCGGGCGAATGAGGCCTTCCAGGTAACCACCGGGTTCATTGCTCCAGTCGCGGTGAATCTGGTTCAGGCCCTCGCCATCTTGTAATCGGAAGATGACGGTCATATCAATTGTCACTTGCTGTCCATCAACAGAACGGGCCGTAATCGCATCCGAGCGGGTCGGGTCACCTTCCTGAATACTACCACTCATGGTATAGCTCTGGCGGCTGACCGGGTAGATCGTCACGACCTGTACGCCAGGGATGACAATACTAATACCAGATTGGCGCGGCGTTTCCAGGTTACCAGTGACGGTATTGAAGACGACAGCACGCTCAGTCGGACCAACAACCAGCAAACCCTGGCTGACGATCAGCAAGACAATACCCGCGAGGATACCTGCGACTGCCAGTACGACGCCACCGCGTACCGGGCGATTTTGGGAGGCCGCTGCAACAACCAGGGCAACCCCGGCAAAGCCAGCTAAAAAGCCGCCCAGCGCCAAAATCTGAAAGACAGAACTTACATCCATTACACGCTCCTTTTTAAGCGTTAAGTACAAACTACTTTCGGCTCACAAGTCGTGAAACCGTTTATGCCAATGCTCGTGGCTGAACGTATTTCAGTATATCATGAGGCTAAGTGTCTTGGCATGGTTCACTGAAGCGATCAAATACTTCGTTAACAAATGGCCTCATAAATGAGCCATCTCATCAACGAAAGTATCTCATATTTGTTTCGCCTTTGTTTCGCCATCACATGGGGATCATACTCCATGGAACAAGTCAGTCGCCAAATACGTCATGATCCAGATATACCCAATCATCCGAAAGGACGAGCAAACCCGATGAAAAACCATTTTGGTGGTCTATTCCTGATCATGTGCCTCCTACTGAGGGTAACATCTGCCTTTGGGCAAGATGACAGCGTCTCGTCAGAAGATGCACTGGTACGTAGTTACAACACCGTTGATAGCGTCACCCTCGACCAAACTGACGAAGGCTTACAACTCATAATACGCAGCACACTGGCTGATGGTTGCGACTTCCCAGTCGAAGTCGACGCCAGCCGCCAGGGCACGATCTGGTTTATCGATATTTACCGGGATGTGCCGCTGGATGTCATGTGCCCGATGATGGTGCAATCTGACGAAAGCACCCTTGATGCCAGCATCCTCAATGAATTAGACGACGATGACACGCTCATCGACCTGATTGTCATCAATGAGCGTGTTTATCATATTGAGCGTGCCCAGATTGAGCCTGTGGGTAATGCCGATACCCCACCGCCGCTGCTAACGCCCTGGTACCAGATGCCCATCAGCATCACGCGTATGCAAACAGAAGTCGATGATAGCGCCCTGCCGCTGCATCTATTCTGGGTGCCCATTAACGGCTGCGAAGGCCAACTCGTGGCGCGTGTTCGCCATATACCACAGTCCACAGGCGACCTCAAACCCTATGATGTCATCGCCTATCTGGCCGTCCCAACGGACCCCACGCTGACGGACTGCCCGGCTTTGCCTATGCTGGTCTCCCCTAATGAGGAAATCTTCCAGGTTAAGCACAACCCGCTACAAGCGGCCATCTTCCAATCAGAGGCGATGACGCTACGATACCTGCCACAGTTCGAAGATGGTGTTCCGCAGACGGATGAATGGGCGCGCAGCACCGTCACTGTGGATGAGCCAGAGCAAATCCAGAGCCAGATTCTGGAATCTTTCCCGCCGCAGATCAGCCTGAACGTAACCTGGGAAGAGAATGCGACCTGTGCAGATAGCTACTACGAAGTGCTGCAAGGTGATAATGGCAGTTACATCACGCTAAAGATTACGCAGGTCGTCCCTGCTGATGCGGAATGCAGTCAGTCTATCAGCACGCAGACAATGGACTTCTCGTTGGGTACCTATCCAGAAGGCCCAGTTAGGATCGACGTTAACGGCGAAAAGATCGAAGTGGATTTTTAAAGCATCGAATCGGCTATCTATCCGCGCCAAACAGCCAGTCAGCCAGCAATTGACACCGAATAGGCGCAGGTCTGGAACAAATGGGCCTGCGCTGGCGTCTTACCCATAGAAGAACCACACGCTTACGATTTGATGGATTTTTATTTGGAGGAACCTATGCGTCAGTTATCTATGCGACTACCGATACGTCAATTTATTCTAACGCTCGTCCTTGTTGCGCTCGTCGGCGTCTTTGGCGTCAGCGCACAGGATGACACCCCGACTGATGCCCCCAGCGATGGGGTCTCCGTCACAGTTTACAACCAGGGGTCTGCCCTGGTGCAAGACCGCCGTACGCTGAGCCTACCTGAAGGCACATCAATGATTAACTTCACAGATGTCGCCGCGGCGATTGATGCCACTTCCGTCAGCTTTAACTCGCTGACAGATCCCGATGGCACCGTTGTTCTGGAACAGAATTATGTCTATGATCTGGTAAACAGCGAGGCACTGTTGCAGCGTTACCTGGATGAAACCATCGTCTTGACGACAGAAGATGGGGCCGTTTTCACCGGGCAGCTCCTCAGTGGGCGCAGCGGCGAGGTCATCCTGCGCAACGATGCTGGCGAAGTCACCGTCATCAGCCTGGGTAACGTACGTGATATTCAATTCCCGGAATTACCAGAAGGCCTGATTACACGCCCAACACTGCGCTGGCTCGTTAACAGTGCCACCGGTGGTGATCAACAAGTCGAACTCACATATCTGACAGGTGGCATGAGCTGGACAGCGGATTATATCGTGCTGCTGGCCCAGGATGAATCTTCTATCGACCTGAATGGCTGGGTGACACTGAATAATAACAGCGGGACTGCCTATCGCGATGCGCTGCTGAAGCTCGTCGCGGGCGACGTTAACCGCATTCAGCCAGAAGTTCTGGAACGGCAGACCATGGAAATGGCTTATGCAGAAGCAGCCCCCATGGCCGATGAAAGCGTTGCGCAGCGTGAATTTTATGAATATCAACTCTATGAAATCAATCGCCCTGTCACCATTGGCATGAACGAAACCAAGCAGGTTGAGTTCGTCACAGGGGCGGATGTGCCTGCCAACACCTTCTACGTCTATGATTCATCACCCTATTTTTATGGCTATAGCTACTTCATCAGTGACCAGTACTACGGCCAGACAGGCATCACCGATGTACAGAACTTCATCGAGTTCACTACAGATGAAGAAGGTGGCCTGGGCGCAGACCTACCCGCAGGTCGCGTACGCGTCTATCAGGAAGATACCGATGGCGCAGCCCTGCTGATTGGTGAGAATAACATCGACCACACAGCAGAAGGCGAAATGGTCGAGTTTTACCTGGGCAATGCCTTTGATCTGGTCGGTGAGCGCACACAGGTCGATTTCCAGATTGTGAGCAATTCCGTCGTCCAGGAGACGTATGAAATCAAGCTGCGTAACCGCAAAGACGACGAAACTGTAGAAATCCGCGTGCCGGAGCACCTGTTCCGCTGGAGCAACTGGGAAATCCTGGATGCCACGGCGGAATACGAAAAGCTCAACGCCTCAACGATTGAGTTCCGTCCGCAGGTGGCCCCTGGGGAAGAAGTCACTATTCGCTACACTGTTCGCTATACCTGGCCTGAGAGCCAGCGGTAGGATTAGTACGGTAAGCATTATCAATAACTATGAGAAACAAAAAAACGGGCCGCCCCATCGGAGCAGCCCGTTTTTTGATGTGTTTTAGGGTATGGCGATTCTGCTTGAGGCAGAATTACATCATGCCGCCCATACCGCCCATGCCGTCCATACCACCAGCAGGCATCGCCGGTTCCGCTTCAGGAACATCGGTGATGAGTGCTTCGGTCGTCAGGATCATGGAAGCGATGGAGCTTGCATTTTCAACTGCGCCACGGGTAACCTTAGCCGGATCAGGGATGCCAGCTTCGATCATGTCGCCATATTCGCCGGTCATGACGTTGTAGCCAACGCGATGATTCTTGCGGCTCTTCTGCAGGCGACGGACAGATTCGATGATGACAGCGCCATCTTCGCCAGCGTTGGAAGCGATTTTACGCATCGGGACTTCCAGGGCCTTGCGAACGATGTTGACACCAGTGTTTTCATCGTCGGTACCCAGCTTGATGTTTGCCAGGGCCTGAATTGCGTTGATCAGAGCCACACCACCGCCAGGGACGATACCCTCTTCAACAGCGGCACGGGTCGCGCTCAGCGCATCTTCAACGCGATGCTTCTTTTCCTTCAGTTCGGTTTCGGTCGCGGCACCCACGCGGATGACAGCAACACCACCAGCCAGCTTGGCCTTACGTTCCTGCAATTTCTCGCGGTCGTAATCGCTGCTGCTGTTTTCAATCGCGGTTTCAATTTCCTTCACGCGGCCACGGATTGCTTCTTCTTCACCAGCGCCATCGACGACAACTGTTTCGTCCTTGGTGCTGACGACCTTGGCAGCACGGCCCAGGTCCTGAAGTGTGACGCTATCCAGCTTACGGCCGGTTTCTTCGCTGATGACGGTACCGCCAGTCAGAACAGCGATGTCACGCAGCATTTCCTTACGGCGATCGCCAAAGCCAGGAGCCTTCACGGCCAGGACGTTCAGCATGCCACGAATCTTGTTCAGAACCAGTGTCGCCAAAGCTTCACCGTCAACATCTTCGGAGATGATGACCAGTTCGCGCTTGCCGATCTGGATCAGTTTTTCCAGGATAGGCACGATGTCCTGTGCAGCGCTGATTTTCTTGTCGTGGATGAGGATGTACGGTTCGTCAATGCTGGCTTCCATCGCGTCGGTGTTGGTGATGAAGTAGGCGCTGATGTAACCACGGTCGAACTGCATACCTTCGACGTATTCAATTTCGGTTTCCAGGCCACGGGATTCTTCGACCTGCACCACGCCGTCCTTACCAACCTTGTCCATCACTTCAGCAATCAGGTTACCGATTTCGGAATCCTGGGCGCTGACGCTGGCAACGCTAGCAATTTCTTCTTTGGTGTCGATCTGGGTCGCCTGTTCCAGGATGTATTCGCTGATTGATTTCGCAGCTTCCATAATGCCACGCTTGAGCAGCATCGGGTTAGCGCCAGCAGCCACGTTCTTCAAGCCTTCGGTGACGATAGCCTGTGCCAGGACGGTCGCGGTGGTGGTCCCATCACCAGCGATG
The Phototrophicus methaneseepsis DNA segment above includes these coding regions:
- a CDS encoding prohibitin family protein → MDVSSVFQILALGGFLAGFAGVALVVAAASQNRPVRGGVVLAVAGILAGIVLLIVSQGLLVVGPTERAVVFNTVTGNLETPRQSGISIVIPGVQVVTIYPVSRQSYTMSGSIQEGDPTRSDAITARSVDGQQVTIDMTVIFRLQDGEGLNQIHRDWSNEPGGYLEGLIRPTIRSIVRDVVAGFEAESIYGIGREQMDAEIEARLTEVFADNGIVVTDSLVNDVSFSDEFINAIEAKQVEEQQLQRARTEAERRRAEAVGLADAEIERARGEAQAILIRAAADAEALRLVSQQIAANPNLIQYTYINELADNVNLALVPSNTPFLFNFDDFTELSDDFVPPEVDQPQLPDEVEVPEVSTESSEAGD
- a CDS encoding DUF4139 domain-containing protein, with translation MRQLSMRLPIRQFILTLVLVALVGVFGVSAQDDTPTDAPSDGVSVTVYNQGSALVQDRRTLSLPEGTSMINFTDVAAAIDATSVSFNSLTDPDGTVVLEQNYVYDLVNSEALLQRYLDETIVLTTEDGAVFTGQLLSGRSGEVILRNDAGEVTVISLGNVRDIQFPELPEGLITRPTLRWLVNSATGGDQQVELTYLTGGMSWTADYIVLLAQDESSIDLNGWVTLNNNSGTAYRDALLKLVAGDVNRIQPEVLERQTMEMAYAEAAPMADESVAQREFYEYQLYEINRPVTIGMNETKQVEFVTGADVPANTFYVYDSSPYFYGYSYFISDQYYGQTGITDVQNFIEFTTDEEGGLGADLPAGRVRVYQEDTDGAALLIGENNIDHTAEGEMVEFYLGNAFDLVGERTQVDFQIVSNSVVQETYEIKLRNRKDDETVEIRVPEHLFRWSNWEILDATAEYEKLNASTIEFRPQVAPGEEVTIRYTVRYTWPESQR
- the groL gene encoding chaperonin GroEL (60 kDa chaperone family; promotes refolding of misfolded polypeptides especially under stressful conditions; forms two stacked rings of heptamers to form a barrel-shaped 14mer; ends can be capped by GroES; misfolded proteins enter the barrel where they are refolded when GroES binds), with product MAKQLVFKDEARRKLQAGVDKVANAVSTTLGPKGRNVALDKKFGAPTVTHDGVTVAKEIELEDPYENMGAQLLKEAATKTNDIAGDGTTTATVLAQAIVTEGLKNVAAGANPMLLKRGIMEAAKSISEYILEQATQIDTKEEIASVASVSAQDSEIGNLIAEVMDKVGKDGVVQVEESRGLETEIEYVEGMQFDRGYISAYFITNTDAMEASIDEPYILIHDKKISAAQDIVPILEKLIQIGKRELVIISEDVDGEALATLVLNKIRGMLNVLAVKAPGFGDRRKEMLRDIAVLTGGTVISEETGRKLDSVTLQDLGRAAKVVSTKDETVVVDGAGEEEAIRGRVKEIETAIENSSSDYDREKLQERKAKLAGGVAVIRVGAATETELKEKKHRVEDALSATRAAVEEGIVPGGGVALINAIQALANIKLGTDDENTGVNIVRKALEVPMRKIASNAGEDGAVIIESVRRLQKSRKNHRVGYNVMTGEYGDMIEAGIPDPAKVTRGAVENASSIASMILTTEALITDVPEAEPAMPAGGMDGMGGMGGMM